The Deltaproteobacteria bacterium genome has a segment encoding these proteins:
- a CDS encoding penicillin acylase family protein, whose translation MTRRAWRHLTAGLALLVAASAPALAQTVCTPFDQPPGTVLRDAHGVPHIFASSLDDLSFTNGYVEAQDRLFEMEILRRAGKGTLSEVLGASQLEMDSTIRRDLYTAAERQAQFDALPAADQETLARFADGVTLYICQARLDSSKLPAEYAALGFLPDDWTALDTVAAADFLIGVFGAFGGDEVHDAAFFFDVKSRLGRARARRVFNDHFPLFDPQSPVTIPQLEKTFDDPLRHSTRPFSSRQLRVLEQYLPSLNAAAGLSSAEAQARAATEDLLGVRAARHHLASNAILVSGALTDTGNPILLGGPQVGYAIPSFFFEVGLHAPGIDAEGVTPPAGPGMVIGRTRDFAYTITSGISDQVDTYLEVLNPANAKQYLFNGAYEDMSCRTETFTVREPPPPAGSGGAPMTVQREFCRTRHGPVFFRDNRVAFSHAYAHRNLELLSAANWLRMAQATNLSQFKTLVDGESMSFNYHYADNAGTIAYFHAGIRPLRPNRSDPRFPLIGTGAQEWQGFLPKDQMPGIVNPAQGWLTNWNNNPIRGWSSADVRELWGTEHRVQALQDGILHELGVDGRLSVDDVNLVMFQAAKKDEYAGGRGAFDGRPAVAGPFVALSAALDALPATDPDKASLMAGRDLMGAWINADTNAPMTAIKTGMAITRTVHGAPLIDLDGDGFNERNGAALYERWREILQHRVFDDELGRFVSPLVYDPAPGANTGDHGGGDTQDSVLLHALSGVSPNGRRTINYFDDIRTPERETAAFQLVESLRQAMAELGDCLAPMPATCRHANHVNVFTSLGAAPNQTIGQTRGGVDRGSYNQIIELAPTLFSVNVQPPGQSGFINATLLAEIEASSGAQQRMIMDQAHLTDQLDIYERFEYKPMPFTMAEVMAAQ comes from the coding sequence ATGACACGGCGAGCGTGGCGACACCTGACCGCCGGCCTCGCGCTGCTCGTCGCGGCGAGCGCGCCGGCCCTCGCCCAGACGGTGTGCACCCCCTTCGACCAGCCGCCCGGCACGGTGCTGCGCGACGCCCACGGCGTGCCGCACATCTTCGCGAGCAGCCTGGACGACCTGAGCTTCACGAACGGCTACGTCGAGGCCCAGGACCGTCTCTTCGAGATGGAGATCCTCCGGCGGGCGGGGAAGGGCACCCTCTCCGAGGTTCTGGGCGCGTCCCAGCTCGAGATGGACAGCACCATCCGGCGGGACCTCTACACGGCGGCCGAGCGGCAGGCGCAGTTCGACGCGCTCCCGGCCGCCGACCAGGAGACGCTCGCCAGGTTCGCCGACGGCGTGACGCTCTACATCTGCCAGGCGCGCCTCGACAGCTCGAAGCTGCCCGCCGAGTACGCGGCGCTCGGCTTCCTGCCCGACGACTGGACGGCGCTCGACACCGTCGCGGCCGCGGACTTCCTGATCGGCGTCTTCGGCGCCTTCGGCGGCGACGAGGTGCACGATGCCGCCTTCTTCTTCGACGTGAAGAGCCGGCTCGGAAGGGCCAGGGCGAGGCGCGTGTTCAACGACCACTTCCCGCTCTTCGACCCCCAGAGCCCCGTCACCATCCCCCAGCTGGAGAAGACCTTCGACGATCCGCTGCGACACTCGACGCGGCCGTTCTCGAGCCGACAGCTCCGGGTGCTCGAGCAGTACCTCCCGAGCCTCAACGCCGCCGCGGGGCTGAGCAGCGCGGAGGCGCAGGCGAGGGCCGCGACCGAGGACCTGCTCGGCGTACGGGCCGCGCGCCATCATCTCGCCTCCAACGCCATCCTGGTGAGCGGCGCGCTCACCGATACGGGCAACCCGATCCTGCTCGGCGGCCCGCAGGTGGGCTACGCCATCCCGAGCTTCTTCTTCGAGGTGGGGCTGCACGCGCCGGGCATCGACGCGGAGGGCGTCACCCCGCCCGCCGGCCCGGGCATGGTGATCGGGCGCACGCGGGACTTCGCCTACACCATCACGTCGGGCATCTCGGACCAGGTCGATACCTACCTCGAGGTGCTGAACCCGGCGAACGCCAAGCAGTACCTCTTCAACGGCGCCTACGAGGACATGAGCTGCCGCACCGAGACGTTCACCGTGCGGGAGCCGCCGCCGCCGGCGGGCTCGGGCGGTGCGCCCATGACCGTGCAGCGCGAGTTCTGCCGCACGCGCCACGGGCCGGTCTTCTTCCGCGACAACCGGGTCGCCTTCAGCCACGCCTACGCGCACCGCAACCTGGAGCTTCTCTCCGCCGCGAACTGGCTCCGCATGGCACAGGCGACCAACCTCTCCCAGTTCAAGACGCTGGTCGACGGCGAGTCGATGTCGTTCAACTACCACTACGCCGACAACGCGGGGACCATCGCCTACTTCCACGCCGGGATCCGGCCGCTCCGCCCGAACCGCTCCGATCCTCGCTTCCCGCTCATCGGCACGGGTGCTCAGGAGTGGCAGGGCTTCCTCCCCAAGGACCAGATGCCGGGAATCGTGAACCCGGCCCAGGGGTGGCTCACCAACTGGAACAACAACCCGATCCGCGGCTGGTCGAGCGCCGACGTCCGCGAGCTGTGGGGCACCGAGCATCGCGTCCAGGCGCTTCAGGACGGCATCCTGCACGAGCTCGGCGTGGACGGGAGACTCTCCGTCGACGACGTGAACCTGGTGATGTTCCAGGCCGCCAAGAAGGACGAGTACGCGGGCGGGCGGGGCGCCTTCGACGGCCGCCCGGCCGTGGCGGGCCCGTTCGTGGCGCTGTCGGCCGCGCTCGACGCGCTGCCGGCGACCGACCCCGACAAGGCCTCGCTCATGGCGGGTCGTGACTTGATGGGCGCGTGGATCAACGCGGACACGAACGCGCCGATGACGGCCATCAAGACCGGCATGGCGATCACCCGCACCGTGCACGGCGCGCCGCTCATCGACCTCGACGGCGACGGCTTCAACGAGCGGAACGGCGCGGCGCTCTACGAGCGCTGGCGGGAGATCCTCCAGCACCGCGTCTTCGACGACGAGCTCGGGCGGTTCGTGAGCCCGCTCGTGTACGATCCGGCGCCGGGCGCGAACACGGGCGACCACGGTGGGGGCGACACGCAGGACAGCGTCCTCCTCCACGCCCTCTCGGGCGTCAGCCCCAACGGCCGGCGGACCATCAACTACTTCGACGACATCCGGACACCCGAGCGCGAGACCGCCGCCTTCCAGCTGGTCGAGAGCCTGCGCCAGGCGATGGCGGAGCTCGGCGACTGCCTCGCCCCCATGCCGGCGACCTGCCGGCACGCGAACCACGTGAACGTCTTCACCTCGCTCGGGGCGGCGCCGAACCAGACCATCGGGCAGACCCGCGGCGGCGTCGACCGCGGCTCCTACAACCAGATCATCGAACTCGCGCCGACGCTGTTCAGCGTGAACGTCCAGCCGCCCGGGCAGTCGGGCTTCATCAACGCGACGCTGCTGGCGGAGATCGAGGCCAGCTCCGGCGCGCAGCAGCGGATGATCATGGATCAGGCGCATCTCACCGACCAGCTCGATATCTACGAGCGCTTCGAGTACAAGCCGATGCCCTTCACCATGGCCGAGGTGATGGCGGCGCAGTGA
- a CDS encoding penicillin acylase family protein, which translates to MPRALAALVLLLTAALPAAAQSNPGHYQGFGDARGFLNIVPPGQDGVLNGPEALQAQGGQYPPHVKDQLDMYGNLVFNVPGLTVERLLEFYKDASFGVRDDDIDRVYSPTSNVTVIRDQSFGVPHIFGDTRYATMFAEGYTGAEDRLFLMDVLRHLGRARLSEFLGASPSNVAMDRAQLAIAPYKESDLTAQLDAIRNSGAEGMSGYMDLLAYTDGVNQYINEANTDPSKMPAEYPALQQTPAPWKPEDAVAIASLVGGIFGKGGGGELTNFCGLKAMTAALGSAAAARAVFDDLHFANDAEAPTTSHNPAPYMTDLGPVNPAANPDIDCSSLQPIDPGGPPLQQLLDAISGAAPPLPVPSAMSNALLVSAAHTKTGRPIAVFGPQTGYFMPQLLVEKDVHGPDIDARGVAFAGTDLIVQLGRGRNYAFSATSAGGDNIDQWVLKLCEPGGGPPTINSMGYLHNGSCVSIEAFDQTMVAKPSAGGPPGVGESGTQCSNNLDDEGDGFVNDGCPAVGPPEAGPQCLNNIDDDGDGAVNDGCPPIAGPDVVLVFHVQRSHDYGPLVARGKLMDGTPIAIASLRSTYMHELDSARGFFRVNNPNFMTDGYNSFRQAMGTGVDYTFNWFYVDGKDIGYQHSCKCPQRAPGVDPYLPVWGTGEWDWQGFIPLSAQPNDLNPPAGFLTSWNNKQAPQFRSNDRQFSYGPVFRSQMLDVRIRAAITAGPIDRADLVDAMGDAGTVDLRGQEDLPLLLQVLGPTAPAGSDPRSQDMRDRLATWVTTQTHRRDRDHDGAYDDPQPPAIIDAWWPRLAHAMFDSASGAAIDNLGLELDDGNRRNHIGSAFDDAFYSHPNKDLRQVLGLPVMDPFSQTYCGNGVLAACRAALWHAMDQAAADLEAEFGDPNVASWKRVPADEEIQHSAVGVTSVPPIDWINRPTFQQVVQMPAVDHFKCYKAVGTGGFARHLVTLVDQFGTSLSVVVKPDTLCNAVDKNGEGIGDPTAHLECYVISQAGGAPRRPAVISNQFGSETSFVGSPRRLCVPSERNGVASSLNLDHYKCYREGRATPPFLRRAVTLVDDYESKATLVLRPDSLCAPVDKDGGGVKDPTTHLECYRIKQLGGQPKFAPRAATTTNQFGTESLSVRAPRTLCVPSTKTLP; encoded by the coding sequence ATGCCACGCGCGCTCGCCGCTCTCGTCCTGCTCCTCACGGCCGCGCTCCCCGCCGCCGCCCAGTCGAACCCGGGTCACTACCAGGGGTTCGGCGATGCGCGTGGCTTCCTGAACATCGTGCCGCCCGGCCAGGACGGCGTCCTGAACGGCCCCGAGGCCCTGCAGGCACAGGGCGGCCAGTACCCGCCGCACGTGAAGGACCAGCTCGACATGTACGGCAACCTGGTCTTCAACGTGCCCGGGCTGACCGTGGAGCGCCTCCTCGAGTTCTACAAGGACGCCTCGTTCGGCGTCCGCGACGACGACATCGATCGGGTCTACTCGCCGACGTCGAACGTGACCGTCATCCGCGACCAGAGCTTCGGTGTCCCGCACATCTTCGGCGACACGCGCTACGCGACCATGTTCGCCGAGGGCTACACCGGCGCCGAGGACCGCCTCTTCCTGATGGACGTGCTCCGCCACCTCGGCCGGGCCCGCCTCTCCGAGTTCCTCGGCGCCTCGCCGTCGAACGTGGCGATGGACCGGGCCCAGCTCGCGATCGCGCCCTACAAGGAGTCGGACCTGACCGCCCAGCTCGACGCCATCCGGAACTCGGGTGCGGAGGGCATGAGCGGTTACATGGACCTCCTCGCCTACACCGACGGCGTCAACCAGTACATCAACGAGGCGAACACCGACCCGTCGAAGATGCCCGCCGAGTACCCCGCGCTCCAGCAGACGCCGGCGCCGTGGAAGCCCGAGGACGCGGTCGCGATCGCCTCGCTCGTGGGCGGCATCTTCGGCAAGGGCGGCGGCGGCGAGCTCACCAACTTCTGCGGGCTGAAGGCGATGACCGCCGCGCTCGGCAGCGCCGCGGCGGCGCGCGCCGTGTTCGACGACCTCCACTTCGCCAACGATGCCGAGGCACCGACCACGTCGCACAACCCGGCGCCCTACATGACGGACCTCGGCCCGGTGAACCCGGCCGCCAACCCCGACATCGACTGCTCGAGCCTCCAGCCGATCGACCCGGGCGGACCGCCGCTCCAGCAGCTGCTCGACGCGATCAGCGGCGCCGCGCCGCCGCTGCCGGTGCCGAGCGCGATGAGCAACGCGCTCCTTGTCTCGGCGGCGCACACGAAGACGGGCCGGCCGATCGCGGTCTTCGGTCCGCAGACCGGCTACTTCATGCCCCAGCTGCTGGTCGAGAAGGACGTGCACGGGCCCGACATCGACGCGCGCGGCGTCGCGTTCGCCGGGACCGACCTCATCGTCCAGCTCGGCCGTGGCCGGAACTACGCCTTCTCGGCCACCTCGGCCGGCGGCGACAACATCGACCAGTGGGTGCTGAAGCTCTGCGAGCCCGGCGGCGGCCCGCCCACGATCAACTCCATGGGCTATCTCCACAACGGCAGCTGCGTATCGATCGAGGCCTTCGACCAGACCATGGTCGCCAAGCCGAGCGCCGGCGGGCCGCCCGGCGTCGGGGAGTCGGGGACGCAGTGCAGCAACAACCTCGACGACGAGGGCGACGGGTTCGTCAACGACGGCTGCCCGGCGGTCGGCCCACCGGAAGCTGGGCCGCAGTGCCTCAACAACATCGACGACGACGGCGACGGGGCGGTCAACGACGGCTGCCCGCCCATCGCCGGCCCCGACGTCGTGCTCGTGTTCCACGTGCAGCGCAGCCACGACTACGGGCCGCTGGTCGCGCGCGGCAAGCTCATGGACGGCACGCCGATCGCGATCGCCTCGCTGCGCTCCACCTACATGCACGAGCTCGACTCGGCGCGCGGCTTCTTCCGCGTCAACAACCCGAACTTCATGACCGACGGCTACAACTCCTTCCGCCAGGCGATGGGGACGGGCGTCGACTACACGTTCAACTGGTTCTACGTCGACGGCAAGGACATCGGCTACCAGCACTCGTGCAAGTGCCCGCAGCGCGCGCCGGGGGTCGATCCCTACCTGCCGGTCTGGGGCACCGGGGAGTGGGACTGGCAGGGCTTCATCCCGCTCTCGGCCCAGCCGAACGACCTGAACCCGCCGGCCGGCTTCCTCACCTCGTGGAACAACAAGCAGGCGCCGCAGTTCAGGTCGAACGACCGCCAGTTCTCGTACGGGCCCGTGTTCCGGAGCCAGATGCTCGACGTCCGCATCCGGGCCGCGATCACGGCCGGGCCGATCGACCGCGCCGACCTGGTCGACGCCATGGGCGACGCCGGCACGGTGGACCTCCGCGGCCAGGAGGACCTGCCGCTCCTCCTCCAGGTCCTCGGGCCGACGGCGCCGGCGGGCAGCGATCCGCGCTCGCAGGACATGCGCGACCGGCTCGCGACGTGGGTGACGACCCAGACCCACCGCCGCGACCGCGACCACGACGGCGCCTACGACGACCCGCAGCCGCCGGCGATCATCGACGCCTGGTGGCCGCGGCTGGCGCACGCGATGTTCGACTCGGCGTCGGGCGCGGCGATCGACAACCTCGGGCTCGAGCTCGACGACGGCAACCGCCGCAACCACATCGGCTCGGCGTTCGACGACGCCTTCTACAGCCACCCGAACAAGGACCTTCGTCAGGTCCTCGGGCTCCCGGTGATGGATCCGTTCTCCCAGACCTACTGCGGGAACGGCGTCCTCGCCGCCTGCCGCGCGGCGCTCTGGCACGCGATGGACCAGGCGGCGGCCGACCTCGAGGCGGAGTTCGGCGACCCGAACGTCGCCAGCTGGAAGCGCGTCCCGGCCGACGAGGAGATCCAGCATTCGGCCGTCGGCGTCACCAGTGTGCCGCCCATCGACTGGATCAACCGGCCGACGTTCCAGCAGGTGGTTCAGATGCCCGCCGTCGACCACTTCAAGTGCTACAAGGCGGTCGGGACGGGCGGCTTCGCGAGACACCTGGTCACGCTCGTCGACCAGTTCGGCACGAGCCTCTCGGTGGTCGTCAAGCCCGACACCCTCTGCAACGCCGTCGACAAGAACGGCGAAGGCATCGGCGACCCGACGGCACACCTCGAGTGCTACGTGATCTCCCAGGCCGGCGGCGCACCTCGCCGGCCGGCCGTCATCAGCAACCAGTTCGGCAGCGAGACGTCGTTCGTCGGGTCACCGCGGCGGCTCTGCGTGCCCTCGGAGCGGAACGGGGTGGCCTCGTCGCTCAACCTCGATCACTACAAGTGCTACCGCGAGGGGCGGGCGACGCCGCCCTTCCTGCGCCGGGCGGTCACCCTCGTCGACGACTACGAGTCGAAAGCGACCCTCGTGCTCCGCCCCGATTCGCTCTGCGCGCCGGTCGACAAGGACGGCGGGGGCGTCAAGGACCCGACCACGCATCTGGAGTGCTATCGCATCAAGCAGCTCGGCGGGCAGCCGAAGTTCGCGCCGCGGGCGGCGACGACGACCAACCAGTTCGGCACCGAGAGCCTGAGCGTGCGTGCGCCGCGAACGCTCTGCGTGCCGTCCACGAAGACGCTGCCCTAG